In a genomic window of Blattabacterium cuenoti:
- the purE gene encoding 5-(carboxyamino)imidazole ribonucleotide mutase produces MQVAIFLGSVSDKSIMKVTAELLNQFNINYKSYIISAHRLPDILSKTIKEIESEETDVIIAGAGLSAHLPGVISSKTIIPVIGIPIYCSNNNNSLGGIEALFSIVQMPKYVPVATVGINNSYNAALLAVHILAIKYQNIRKLLIKFREKEKEKLINKIKIDL; encoded by the coding sequence ATGCAAGTGGCTATATTTCTTGGAAGTGTTTCTGACAAATCAATTATGAAAGTAACTGCTGAACTACTTAACCAATTTAATATAAACTATAAATCTTATATAATTTCCGCACATCGATTGCCAGATATTTTATCAAAGACTATAAAAGAAATAGAATCTGAAGAAACAGATGTTATTATTGCAGGGGCTGGTTTATCCGCTCACTTACCTGGTGTTATTTCTTCTAAAACAATTATTCCTGTTATAGGAATCCCCATTTATTGTAGTAATAATAATAATTCCTTAGGAGGAATAGAGGCTCTTTTTTCCATAGTGCAAATGCCAAAATATGTCCCTGTTGCTACAGTAGGAATAAATAACTCTTATAATGCAGCTTTATTGGCTGTTCATATTTTAGCTATAAAATATCAAAATATAAGAAAGTTATTGATAAAATTCAGAGAAAAAGAAAAGGAAAAACTGATAAATAAAATTAAGATAGATTTATGA
- the purF gene encoding amidophosphoribosyltransferase, producing the protein MGQRYSFSKKKISQLFPFILKNNYSDKFHDECGVFGIYSPFKIDTFSLIQFGLFALQHRGQEACGFSVLRDGFILSHKNEGFVLDFFKKISNSECYHGNAAIGHTRYSTEGGQSKKNIQPFFGEDSYGRSTISIVHNGNLVNAQYIRKELEHQGINFISEHSDSEVILRLIQKYLPEYENNLEKAIQKTTVDIKGAYSVIVLMKNKMAAFRDPNGIRPLCYGMLDDKTYIFSSETCGIDSVGGFYVRDLLPGEIIIVDQKSIQFSKLRKIKNRNVKKRICSFEYIYFSRPDSLIENVNVYEVREKSGEKLYEQHPVEADVVIGVPDSGVPASIGYSKASGIPFKPILVKNKYIGRSFILPKKEMREKMVNLKLNPILDEIKGKRIVIIDDSIVRGTTSRRLVYILRKAGAKEIHFRSASPPIIGPCYLGVDTPTRKDLISYNHIDKKSIEKILNVDSLEFLSMDNLIDILGSIHYCFGCFTGNYPVQKTENNIT; encoded by the coding sequence ATGGGACAAAGATATTCTTTTTCCAAAAAGAAAATATCTCAATTATTCCCTTTTATTCTGAAAAATAATTATTCTGATAAATTTCATGATGAATGTGGTGTTTTTGGGATTTATTCACCTTTTAAAATAGATACCTTTTCTTTAATTCAGTTTGGTTTATTTGCATTACAACATAGAGGGCAAGAGGCTTGTGGTTTTTCTGTTTTACGAGATGGATTTATTTTATCACATAAAAATGAAGGATTTGTTTTAGATTTTTTTAAAAAAATTTCTAATTCTGAATGTTATCATGGAAATGCTGCAATTGGACATACTCGTTATTCTACAGAAGGAGGACAAAGTAAAAAAAATATTCAACCTTTTTTTGGAGAAGATTCCTATGGAAGGAGTACTATATCTATAGTACACAATGGAAATTTAGTCAATGCTCAATATATTCGTAAAGAATTGGAACATCAAGGAATAAATTTTATATCCGAACATTCGGATTCTGAAGTTATTTTACGTTTAATACAAAAATATTTACCAGAATATGAGAATAATCTGGAGAAAGCTATTCAAAAAACCACTGTTGACATTAAAGGAGCTTATTCTGTAATCGTTCTTATGAAGAATAAAATGGCTGCATTTAGAGATCCAAATGGAATACGTCCTTTATGTTATGGAATGTTGGATGATAAAACTTATATATTTAGTTCTGAAACTTGTGGAATTGATTCTGTGGGAGGTTTTTACGTAAGAGATTTATTACCAGGAGAAATTATAATTGTGGATCAAAAATCAATTCAATTTTCTAAACTTAGAAAAATAAAAAATAGAAATGTAAAAAAAAGAATATGTTCTTTTGAATATATTTATTTTTCTCGTCCTGATTCTTTAATTGAAAATGTAAATGTTTATGAAGTTCGTGAAAAAAGTGGAGAAAAACTCTATGAACAACATCCAGTAGAAGCTGATGTGGTTATCGGTGTTCCGGATTCTGGAGTTCCAGCTTCTATTGGGTATTCCAAAGCCTCTGGAATCCCTTTCAAACCAATTTTAGTAAAAAATAAATATATTGGTAGATCTTTTATACTCCCTAAAAAAGAAATGCGTGAAAAAATGGTAAACTTGAAATTAAATCCTATTTTAGATGAAATAAAAGGAAAACGAATTGTTATTATTGATGATTCTATAGTTCGTGGTACGACCAGTCGTAGATTGGTTTACATATTAAGAAAAGCAGGAGCTAAAGAAATTCACTTTAGAAGTGCTTCTCCTCCTATTATAGGACCATGTTATTTAGGAGTAGACACTCCAACTAGAAAAGATCTTATATCATACAATCATATCGATAAAAAAAGTATCGAAAAAATTCTAAATGTGGACAGTTTAGAATTTTTAAGCATGGATAATCTTATAGACATTCTTGGAAGTATTCATTATTGTTTTGGTTGTTTTACCGGAAATTATCCAGTTCAAAAAACTGAAAACAATATAACATAA
- the accD gene encoding acetyl-CoA carboxylase, carboxyltransferase subunit beta, whose amino-acid sequence MAWFLRKKKNILTSVNDRKDSPKGIWYRTPSGKIIDTEELKKNAYVSPEDGYHVRIHSKEYFEILFDHGKFLEINEKMISQDPMKWKDYKKYTDRIKETQKKTNLYDAIRTGIGKIKTINAVISCMDFSFIGGSMGSVVGEKISRAIKYCIDKKYPYILISKSGGARIMESSFSLMQMAKTIARLTQLRDAKIPYISVLTDPTTGGVTASYSLLGDINIAEPGALIGFAGPRVIREIIGKDLPEGFQTSEFLMDHGFIDLISPRNKLKKNIYNLISMMI is encoded by the coding sequence ATGGCTTGGTTTTTAAGAAAAAAAAAGAATATCTTAACATCTGTAAATGATAGAAAAGATTCACCAAAAGGAATTTGGTACAGAACTCCTAGCGGGAAAATTATAGATACGGAAGAATTAAAAAAAAACGCTTATGTTAGTCCGGAAGATGGATATCATGTAAGAATTCATAGTAAAGAATATTTTGAAATTCTTTTTGATCATGGAAAATTTTTAGAAATAAATGAAAAAATGATTAGCCAAGATCCTATGAAATGGAAAGATTATAAAAAGTATACAGATAGAATTAAAGAAACACAAAAAAAAACAAATTTATATGATGCAATTAGAACAGGAATTGGAAAAATTAAAACTATAAATGCAGTGATATCTTGTATGGATTTTTCATTTATAGGAGGATCTATGGGTTCTGTTGTGGGAGAAAAAATATCTAGAGCTATAAAATATTGTATAGATAAAAAATATCCATATATTTTAATTTCTAAATCAGGAGGAGCAAGAATAATGGAATCTTCTTTTTCATTAATGCAAATGGCTAAAACTATAGCTCGATTAACTCAATTACGTGATGCTAAAATTCCTTATATCTCTGTTTTAACTGATCCAACTACGGGAGGTGTAACTGCCTCTTATTCTTTACTTGGAGACATCAATATAGCTGAACCTGGAGCTCTTATTGGATTTGCTGGACCCAGAGTTATCAGAGAAATAATAGGAAAAGATCTTCCAGAAGGATTTCAAACATCAGAATTTTTAATGGATCATGGATTTATAGATTTAATTTCTCCTAGAAATAAATTGAAAAAAAATATATATAATTTGATTTCTATGATGATATAA
- a CDS encoding formyltransferase family protein translates to MNKIAVLVSGEGRNTHHILQSIKNGMLYNSIVNIMISDRWCRAIQYALTRNITVFSLIKTNKKFLSKEIDNILIRYTPDIIVLSGFFSILDEEFCEKWSGKVINVHPSLLPKYGGRGMYGIKVHQEVIKNKEKISGATVHYVTKDVDLGGVILKKTCRIDSKETPTSLSKKVSMIEKEILIQSINKLL, encoded by the coding sequence ATGAATAAAATAGCTGTTTTAGTTTCTGGAGAAGGAAGAAATACACATCATATTTTACAATCCATTAAAAACGGAATGCTCTATAATTCAATAGTAAATATAATGATTTCTGATAGATGGTGTAGAGCTATTCAATATGCATTAACAAGGAATATCACAGTATTTTCTCTAATAAAAACTAATAAAAAATTTCTTTCTAAAGAAATAGATAATATACTTATAAGATACACACCGGATATCATAGTTCTTTCAGGTTTTTTTTCTATACTTGACGAAGAATTTTGTGAAAAATGGAGTGGTAAGGTAATAAATGTTCATCCTTCTCTACTACCTAAATATGGTGGAAGAGGAATGTATGGCATAAAAGTACATCAAGAAGTTATAAAAAATAAGGAAAAAATATCAGGTGCTACAGTTCATTATGTCACAAAAGATGTGGATTTAGGAGGTGTAATTTTAAAAAAAACATGTAGAATTGATTCAAAGGAGACTCCAACATCCTTATCAAAAAAAGTTTCTATGATAGAAAAAGAAATATTAATTCAATCTATTAACAAACTTTTATAA
- the fbaA gene encoding class II fructose-bisphosphate aldolase, whose product MSKKFPFGVATGNLVKEIFEYAKENVFSIPAVNVIGSNTINSVMETAAEVNSPVIIQLSNGGAIFNAGKGLNNEKQKAAIQGSIACAMHIHELASYYKTTVILHTDHCSKPLLPWIDGLIEANEKYYKRFGKTLFSSHMLDLSGEPLIENINICEQYFDRMNKTKMTLEIELGVTGGEEDGIDNSNIENNKLYTQPKEVSYAYERLMKISANFIIAASFGNVHGVYRPGNVILRPEILKNTQEYIQKKFHTNAKPVSLVFHGGSGSSEKEIKKAITYGVVKMNIDTDLQYAFTCGVRDYMNKNKEYLKKQIGNLKGKHLPNKKYYDPRVWLREGEKSFKIILKKYFEFMNNINTL is encoded by the coding sequence ATGTCTAAAAAATTTCCATTTGGAGTAGCAACCGGTAATCTTGTAAAAGAAATATTTGAATATGCTAAAGAAAACGTATTTTCTATTCCTGCCGTGAACGTTATTGGATCTAATACTATAAATTCTGTTATGGAAACTGCTGCAGAAGTAAATTCTCCTGTTATTATTCAGTTATCTAATGGAGGAGCTATTTTTAATGCTGGAAAAGGATTAAATAATGAAAAACAAAAAGCAGCAATTCAAGGTTCTATAGCTTGTGCAATGCATATTCATGAATTAGCTTCATATTATAAAACAACGGTAATTCTTCATACAGATCATTGTTCTAAACCATTATTACCATGGATAGATGGATTAATAGAAGCCAATGAAAAATATTATAAACGTTTTGGAAAAACATTATTTAGTTCACATATGTTAGATCTTTCTGGAGAACCTTTAATAGAAAATATTAATATTTGTGAGCAATACTTTGATAGAATGAATAAAACTAAAATGACCCTTGAAATAGAACTTGGTGTTACGGGAGGAGAAGAAGATGGTATAGATAATTCTAATATAGAAAACAATAAACTTTATACTCAACCAAAAGAAGTTTCTTATGCTTATGAAAGATTAATGAAAATAAGTGCTAATTTCATTATAGCAGCTTCTTTTGGAAATGTACATGGAGTTTATAGACCTGGAAATGTTATACTTCGTCCTGAAATTTTGAAAAATACACAAGAGTATATACAAAAAAAATTTCACACTAATGCTAAACCAGTATCTTTAGTTTTTCATGGTGGATCAGGATCAAGTGAAAAAGAAATAAAAAAAGCTATTACTTATGGAGTTGTAAAAATGAATATAGATACTGATTTACAGTATGCTTTTACTTGTGGAGTAAGAGATTATATGAATAAAAATAAGGAATACTTAAAAAAACAAATAGGAAACTTAAAAGGAAAACATCTTCCTAACAAAAAATATTATGATCCTAGAGTATGGTTAAGAGAAGGAGAAAAATCTTTTAAAATAATTTTAAAAAAATATTTTGAATTCATGAATAATATTAATACTTTATAA
- the purH gene encoding bifunctional phosphoribosylaminoimidazolecarboxamide formyltransferase/IMP cyclohydrolase, whose protein sequence is MKRALISVYEKNEKLFNFVNFLDQKGYQIISTGGTYQYFLKKKVSNLIEVSDFTSFPEVLDGRVKTIHPNIYMGILADRSTEKHMRIVHSQNINLIDIVLVNFYPFFEKKHQKISINSLIEFIDIGGPSMLRAAAKNFLYVTPIIDSNDYEVVQYELENYGFPSLKLRKKLAGKAFNFTSAYDSVISQSLLEDKFPIYLHSSYEKKMNLRYGENPHQKAAYYINTFHKGSMRNFHQLHGKKLSFNNLRDMDIAWKVVSQFSEPACCTVKHSTPCGVSLGENIIEAFQKTYYADTISSFGGIMAVNVPVTKELAKEINHIFLEVILSPSYETDVLNILKIKKNLRIISINEPISDKLEYVQIDGGFLVQESDYFSSDDQNYKVVTKKKFSDEELKSLFFAQKVVKYVKSNAIVVVKGTQTLGVSGGQTNRIWAARQAIERALEKSKTGLVLVSDAFFPFRDVVDEAARSGGIRAILQPGGSIRDKESVKACDNYGIAMAFTGKRHFKH, encoded by the coding sequence ATGAAAAGAGCTTTGATTAGTGTTTATGAAAAAAATGAAAAATTATTTAATTTCGTCAATTTTTTAGATCAAAAAGGATATCAAATAATTTCTACTGGAGGAACCTACCAATATTTTCTCAAAAAAAAAGTATCAAATCTTATAGAAGTTTCCGACTTTACTTCTTTCCCTGAAGTTTTAGATGGAAGAGTAAAAACTATTCATCCTAATATATATATGGGAATTTTAGCTGATCGTTCCACTGAAAAACATATGAGAATTGTTCATTCTCAGAATATTAATCTTATTGATATTGTTTTGGTAAATTTTTATCCATTTTTTGAGAAAAAACATCAAAAAATTAGTATTAATTCACTAATAGAATTTATTGATATTGGAGGGCCATCCATGCTTAGAGCAGCCGCTAAAAATTTTTTATATGTAACCCCTATTATAGATAGTAATGATTATGAGGTAGTTCAATATGAACTGGAAAATTATGGTTTTCCTTCATTGAAATTGAGAAAAAAATTGGCAGGAAAAGCGTTCAATTTTACTTCTGCTTATGATTCTGTTATTTCTCAATCTCTTTTAGAAGATAAATTTCCTATTTATTTGCATTCCTCTTATGAAAAAAAAATGAATCTTCGTTATGGGGAAAATCCACACCAAAAAGCGGCTTATTATATTAATACTTTTCATAAAGGATCAATGCGTAATTTTCATCAATTACATGGAAAAAAACTTTCATTTAACAATTTAAGAGATATGGATATAGCATGGAAAGTTGTTTCTCAATTTTCTGAACCGGCTTGTTGTACAGTGAAGCATTCTACTCCTTGTGGAGTATCGTTGGGGGAAAATATAATTGAAGCATTCCAAAAGACCTATTATGCTGATACTATTTCCTCTTTTGGAGGAATAATGGCTGTTAATGTTCCAGTGACAAAAGAACTAGCAAAAGAAATTAATCACATTTTTCTAGAAGTGATTCTTTCTCCAAGTTATGAAACAGATGTTTTAAATATTTTAAAAATAAAAAAAAATCTTAGAATTATTAGTATTAATGAACCTATTTCAGATAAATTAGAATATGTGCAAATAGATGGAGGTTTTTTAGTACAAGAATCAGATTATTTTTCTTCTGATGATCAAAATTATAAGGTGGTTACTAAAAAAAAATTTAGTGATGAAGAATTAAAATCTTTATTTTTTGCTCAAAAAGTAGTAAAATATGTAAAATCTAATGCTATTGTTGTGGTTAAAGGAACACAAACTTTAGGAGTATCTGGAGGTCAAACTAACAGAATTTGGGCAGCTCGTCAAGCTATAGAAAGGGCTTTAGAAAAAAGTAAAACTGGGTTAGTTCTTGTATCTGATGCTTTTTTTCCTTTTAGAGATGTAGTAGATGAAGCGGCTCGTTCTGGTGGTATACGTGCTATTCTTCAACCAGGAGGATCTATACGTGATAAAGAATCTGTAAAAGCTTGTGATAATTATGGAATAGCAATGGCTTTTACTGGAAAAAGACATTTTAAACATTAA
- the guaA gene encoding glutamine-hydrolyzing GMP synthase: MKKDFILILDFGSQYSHMIARRIRDIGVYTLLSHYNDVDYDVISKKKPKGLILSGGPFSVYEKNSPLISKSIFQLNIPIFGICYGMQLISFLFGGEIKKSKYKEYGKSHLIIDHTNNSLFYGIPKKSIVWMSHFDEVKIIPKEFKIIAHTTSCNIAALGHLNKNIYAVQFHPEVKHTEYGIFMLKNFVFHICKCSLNWKLNNFVKNTIDNIKKRVNKKKVILGFSGGVDSFVTAYIIHKAIGNSLICIFVDTGLLLENEKEKIFSLCEKMHFPIKIIDAKKRFLSKLTGVVDPEIKRKVIGKEFICLFQKESNKINNIEFLAQGTIYSDIIESSVSSKNLISNSIKSHHNVGGLPTTLMKLKLIEPLKKLFKDEVRKIGKKLGLPKEILYRHPFPGPGLSIRIIGGVSEKKISILRKAENILLQELITYKIYNSVSQAFIVLLPVKSVGIKGDKRTYEYVAILRIINTEDFMTATFSRLSYDFLEKVSNRITNEVDGINRIAYDITSKPPSTIEWE, encoded by the coding sequence ATGAAAAAAGATTTTATACTCATATTAGATTTTGGATCTCAATATAGTCATATGATTGCTAGAAGAATTAGAGATATAGGAGTATACACTTTATTATCTCATTATAATGATGTTGATTATGATGTAATTTCAAAAAAAAAGCCTAAGGGTTTGATTTTATCGGGAGGTCCTTTTTCTGTTTATGAAAAAAATTCTCCACTAATATCCAAAAGTATTTTTCAACTAAATATTCCCATATTCGGAATATGTTATGGAATGCAACTTATTTCTTTTCTTTTTGGAGGAGAGATAAAAAAATCAAAATACAAAGAGTATGGAAAATCTCACTTGATTATAGATCATACTAATAATAGTTTATTTTATGGAATTCCTAAAAAATCTATTGTTTGGATGAGTCATTTCGACGAAGTCAAAATAATTCCAAAAGAATTTAAAATCATAGCACATACAACATCTTGTAATATTGCAGCTTTAGGTCATCTTAATAAAAATATTTATGCCGTTCAATTTCATCCAGAAGTAAAACACACAGAGTATGGGATATTTATGTTAAAAAATTTTGTTTTTCATATTTGCAAATGTAGTTTGAATTGGAAATTAAATAATTTTGTTAAAAATACAATAGATAATATTAAAAAACGTGTAAATAAAAAAAAAGTTATTTTAGGTTTTTCTGGAGGAGTAGATTCTTTTGTCACTGCTTATATCATTCATAAAGCCATTGGAAATTCTTTAATTTGTATTTTTGTAGACACAGGTTTATTATTAGAAAACGAAAAAGAGAAAATATTTTCTTTATGTGAAAAAATGCATTTTCCTATAAAAATAATAGATGCTAAAAAACGTTTTTTATCTAAGTTAACTGGAGTTGTGGATCCTGAAATAAAAAGAAAAGTTATAGGGAAAGAATTTATATGTTTATTCCAAAAGGAGTCAAATAAAATTAATAACATTGAATTTTTAGCACAAGGGACTATTTATTCAGATATTATTGAATCATCTGTTTCCTCAAAAAATTTAATAAGTAATTCTATAAAATCCCATCATAATGTAGGAGGATTACCTACAACATTAATGAAATTGAAACTAATTGAACCATTAAAAAAACTATTTAAAGATGAAGTCAGAAAAATAGGTAAAAAACTAGGACTCCCAAAAGAAATTTTATATCGTCATCCGTTTCCTGGACCTGGATTAAGTATTCGTATTATTGGGGGAGTTAGTGAAAAAAAAATTTCTATTTTAAGAAAAGCAGAAAATATTCTATTGCAAGAATTAATAACTTATAAAATATACAATTCCGTTAGTCAAGCTTTTATTGTTTTATTACCTGTAAAATCTGTAGGAATAAAAGGTGATAAACGAACATATGAATATGTAGCTATATTACGAATAATAAATACTGAAGATTTTATGACTGCTACTTTTTCACGTTTATCTTATGACTTTTTAGAAAAAGTTTCAAATAGAATCACTAATGAAGTTGATGGAATTAATAGAATAGCATATGATATTACTTCTAAACCTCCATCTACTATTGAATGGGAATAA
- the purC gene encoding phosphoribosylaminoimidazolesuccinocarboxamide synthase, with translation MIVNYIIKKDLLFEGKTKKIYATKNPFEVLIHHKDYLTALDGLRKNFLQDKGILNNEITTLIFKFLNSCGIKTHFIRKINNREQLCYKVDMIPLEFVVRNVVAGSMSKRLGIKEGVHLSNPIFEIFYKNDKLKDPLINDHHAVFLKALSYEELNSIYSIISKINYIIKKYFLNKNIILVDFKVEFGKNHKNEILLSDEISPDTCRFWDKKTMKKLDKDLFRMELNEKKEVFDIYIEILKRLNVS, from the coding sequence ATGATCGTAAATTATATAATTAAAAAAGATCTTTTATTTGAAGGAAAAACAAAAAAAATATATGCTACTAAAAATCCATTTGAAGTCTTAATTCATCACAAAGATTATTTAACCGCTTTAGATGGTCTAAGAAAAAACTTTTTACAGGATAAAGGAATTTTAAATAATGAAATAACTACACTGATTTTTAAATTTCTAAATTCTTGTGGAATAAAAACTCATTTTATACGAAAAATAAACAACAGGGAACAATTATGTTATAAAGTAGATATGATACCTTTAGAATTTGTTGTCCGTAATGTTGTTGCAGGGAGTATGTCTAAACGTTTAGGAATTAAAGAAGGGGTTCATCTTTCTAATCCTATTTTTGAAATTTTTTATAAAAATGATAAATTGAAAGATCCATTAATTAATGATCATCATGCCGTATTCTTAAAAGCTCTTTCCTATGAAGAATTAAATTCCATTTATAGCATAATATCGAAAATAAACTATATTATTAAGAAATATTTTTTAAATAAAAATATTATATTGGTTGATTTTAAAGTAGAATTTGGTAAGAATCATAAAAACGAGATTCTTCTTTCAGATGAAATCAGTCCGGATACTTGTCGTTTTTGGGATAAAAAAACGATGAAAAAATTAGATAAAGATTTATTTAGAATGGAATTAAATGAAAAAAAAGAAGTATTTGATATTTACATAGAGATATTAAAAAGGTTAAATGTAAGTTAA
- the purD gene encoding phosphoribosylamine--glycine ligase, translating to MKILILGSGGREHAIGKKLLEDYHSIHLYFYPGNGGTSVIGKNIENHHTVLDLVFFAKRNAIDLTIVGSEIFLLEGIVDIFKNFGLEIIGPHYLAAQLEGNRIFAKSFMKKYGIRTPKYNIFYCYEKAINFLKKNTNSVAIKTNGIAGGKGVILVHNQNDAKKALKNIMIKKKFGESGNQIIIEDFLQGNEVSIISIFNGKNIIPFLSAQDYKKIEENEKGLNTGGMGAIAPNPYMTNSIWIDFKKNILEPTLEGLIIEKLTFFGFLYFGLMITYNKVYLLEYNTRIGDPEAQTLFPLMKSNFLNIIQSTFQNKDQKEIFIDWKKLCSCCVVLSSKGYPEKYEIGKIITGLNSLEEPFYIAGAKREQEKWITSGGRVINIVGIGNTHEEARRKAYDKVVKIKFDNLYFRQDIGL from the coding sequence ATGAAAATTTTAATTCTTGGAAGCGGAGGACGTGAACATGCTATAGGAAAAAAATTATTGGAAGATTATCATTCAATCCATCTTTATTTTTATCCTGGTAATGGTGGGACAAGTGTAATAGGAAAAAATATTGAAAATCATCATACTGTATTAGATTTAGTTTTTTTTGCTAAAAGAAATGCAATAGACCTAACTATTGTAGGTTCTGAAATTTTTTTATTGGAAGGAATTGTAGACATTTTTAAAAATTTTGGATTAGAAATAATTGGACCGCATTATTTAGCAGCCCAACTTGAAGGAAATCGAATTTTTGCTAAATCCTTTATGAAAAAATATGGAATTCGTACTCCTAAGTACAATATTTTTTATTGTTATGAAAAGGCAATTAATTTTCTAAAAAAAAATACTAATTCTGTAGCTATTAAAACTAATGGTATTGCTGGAGGAAAAGGAGTTATTTTAGTTCACAATCAAAATGATGCTAAAAAAGCTTTAAAAAACATTATGATAAAGAAAAAATTTGGTGAATCTGGTAATCAGATTATTATAGAAGATTTTTTACAAGGAAATGAAGTTTCTATTATATCTATTTTTAATGGAAAAAATATTATTCCTTTTTTATCGGCTCAAGATTACAAGAAAATTGAAGAAAATGAGAAAGGATTAAATACAGGAGGAATGGGGGCGATTGCTCCTAATCCATATATGACAAATTCTATTTGGATAGATTTTAAAAAAAATATTTTAGAACCTACTTTAGAAGGATTAATTATAGAAAAATTAACTTTTTTTGGATTCTTATATTTTGGATTAATGATAACTTATAACAAAGTTTATCTATTAGAATATAATACTCGTATCGGAGATCCTGAAGCTCAAACTTTATTTCCATTAATGAAAAGTAATTTTTTAAATATCATTCAATCTACCTTTCAAAATAAAGATCAAAAAGAAATATTTATTGATTGGAAAAAATTATGTTCTTGTTGTGTAGTTTTATCATCTAAAGGGTATCCTGAAAAATATGAAATTGGAAAAATTATAACAGGTTTAAATTCTTTAGAAGAACCTTTTTATATTGCTGGAGCTAAAAGAGAACAAGAAAAATGGATAACATCAGGTGGACGAGTTATCAATATAGTAGGAATAGGAAATACTCATGAAGAAGCTAGAAGAAAAGCTTATGATAAAGTAGTAAAAATAAAATTTGACAATTTGTATTTTAGACAAGATATAGGTTTATAA
- the purM gene encoding phosphoribosylformylglycinamidine cyclo-ligase produces the protein MKKSMTICNLSKILEKTYNNRVMSTLNNFSSFYKMYECGYKEPILVSGVDGVGTKLRLAIDFKKYGVIGEDCFAMCVNDVLCHGAIPLFFLDYLACGKLDTAIIEKIIQGIAISCKKTNTCLIGGETAEMPGIYQENDYDIAGFCVGIVEKNHLVDGKKLIREGDILIGLPSSGVHSNGFSVIRNIFSSEDFLKFFQKKPFYETLLIPTRIYHFPIYTLLKTFVIHGLAHITGGGILDNLSRIIPENLSAVIEKEKIPIHPVFNYIRERGNLSEQKMWNTFNMGVGMIIVVSFKERDSILEKLYFLGEKPFVLGNIVKENKKVFLK, from the coding sequence GTGAAAAAAAGTATGACCATATGTAATCTTAGTAAGATTTTAGAAAAAACCTATAACAATAGGGTAATGAGTACGTTAAATAATTTTTCTAGTTTTTATAAAATGTATGAATGTGGATATAAAGAACCTATTTTAGTTTCTGGAGTAGATGGAGTGGGGACTAAATTACGTCTGGCTATAGATTTCAAAAAATATGGTGTAATTGGAGAAGATTGTTTTGCAATGTGTGTAAATGATGTTTTATGTCATGGAGCAATTCCTTTATTTTTTTTAGATTATTTAGCTTGTGGAAAACTAGATACTGCTATCATAGAAAAAATTATACAAGGTATAGCTATTTCTTGTAAAAAAACAAATACTTGTCTGATTGGAGGTGAAACTGCAGAAATGCCTGGAATTTATCAAGAAAATGATTATGATATAGCTGGATTTTGTGTAGGTATTGTAGAAAAAAATCATCTTGTAGATGGTAAAAAATTAATTCGCGAAGGAGATATTTTGATAGGCCTTCCTTCATCAGGTGTGCATAGCAATGGTTTTTCTGTAATTAGGAACATTTTTTCTTCAGAAGATTTTTTGAAATTTTTTCAAAAAAAACCGTTTTATGAAACGCTTTTAATTCCAACCAGAATTTATCATTTTCCTATTTATACTTTATTAAAAACATTTGTAATACACGGATTAGCTCATATTACTGGAGGAGGTATATTAGATAATTTATCTAGAATTATTCCAGAAAATCTATCAGCCGTAATAGAAAAAGAAAAAATACCTATTCATCCTGTTTTTAATTATATTAGAGAAAGGGGAAATCTATCAGAACAAAAAATGTGGAATACTTTTAATATGGGAGTAGGAATGATTATCGTAGTTTCTTTTAAAGAAAGAGATTCTATTTTGGAAAAACTTTATTTTTTGGGAGAAAAACCTTTTGTATTAGGTAATATTGTGAAAGAAAATAAAAAAGTATTTTTGAAATAA